A window of Mycolicibacterium madagascariense genomic DNA:
GCTCTTGTCGTGGGCGGGCGGCAACGCGGTCAGTCGCACCTCGCGCCCGACGAGCTCGGACAGCGCGACGTGCACGGCGGCGTCGTCGTGGGTCAGCTCGCGCCCGTCCGGCAGCGTGATCACCACGCCCGGCGCATTGCCGGGCCCGGCGTCGTCACCGGGCTCGGTCAGATAGCGCGCCGAGCAGCCGAGCAGGGCGGGCAGCCTGCGGGCCGACGCGGTGATGCCCTTCTCGACGTCGCGCACCGCCCAGAGCCGGTCGGCGTGCACGCCGCGCCGGTCGATGCGCAGGCGGTCGACCCGGCCGCCGCCCATCGACTTCACGGGGAAGCGCCACAGCTGCGCGACGGTGCTCACCGCTAGGCCCGCGAAACTACTTGTCGCAGTTCGGAATTGGCGTCGGACTCGGTGTCGTAGACCCGCACGATCGCCTCGTCGCCCGGCTGCAGGAAGGTCGACTCACCCAGTTCGGTGTAGCGCGTTGCGCCGATGCCGATCAGCACCCGGGACGGATGGCCCGCAGCGACCATCAGCGCCCCGACGTCCTCGAGTGGGGTGTCGGGCGAGCCCTTCTGGTGGGCCAACCGCTCGGTGATCCAGTCCAGCAGCACCTCGCCGTAGTACGAATAGCCCAGCAGCGGACTGTCCACGCCGTAGGCGTGTTCCGCGCCGTCGGCCGTCCTGAGGTGACAGACCAGGCGCAGCGTCGACGTCGGTCCGTCGGGGGTCAGGTCGCCGATGTCGAAGAACCGCGCCGCCACGCCCTTGGACGCCGGACCCCAGTTCTTCTTGTGGCTGATCTTCGCCGCGTTGGGGCGCCGGATCGAACAGTCGTTGAACGCGCCCAGCGCGAACGGCTGCAGCGACACCACGGTGTCGCCCTGCCACGTCACCTCGCAGGCCAGCCCCACCTCGGGCTCGATCTGAAGGTTGAGCGGAATGTCGCTCTGCGGCAACAGGATCGCGTCGTGGGACAGCGGGAACTCGCCGAGGAGGCCCCCGGCACCCGGGGCGTACCACGGGAAGATGCCCTTGGGCGCGGCCCCCTCGCTCGCGACGTTGACGAAGTCGGCGGCCTCCCCGGCCTGCTCCAGATGGCCGGCGAAGTTGCCTGCCACGCCGAAGCCGAACCACGACTTCAGCTCGTCGAAGTCCAGCTCGCTCGTGTTCATGGGGTCAACACCGACCTTCCGACGTAGGGCACCAGGGCCTCCGGCACGCGCACGCTGCCGTCGGGCTGCTGGTGATTCTCCAGGATGGCGACCAGCCAGCGCGTCGTGGCGAGCGTGCCGTTCAGCGTCGCCGCGATCTGCGGCTTGCCGTTCTCGTCGCGGTAGCGGGTCCCCAGCCGCCGCGCCTGGAACGTCGTGCAGTTCGACGTCGACGTCAGCTCGCGGTAGGCGCCCTGCGTCGGCACCCACGCCTCGCAGTCGAACTTGCGGGCCGCGGAGGACCCGAGATCGCCTGCGGCCGTGTCGATCACGCGGTAGGGCACCTCGATCTTGGCGAGCATCTCGCGCTGCCAGCCGAGCAGCCGCTGGTGTTCGGCCTCCGCGTCCTCCGGCCGGCAGTAGACGAAGGCCTCGACCTTGTCGAACTGATGCACGCGGATGATGCCGCGGGTGTCCTTGCCGTAGCTGCCCGCCTCGCGCCGGAAGCACGACGACCATCCGGCGTAGCGCCGCGGCCCGTCGGACAGATCGAGGATCTCCCCGGAGTGGTAACCGGCCAGCGGCACCTCCGAGGTCCCGACGAGGTACAGGTCGTCGGCCTCGAGGCGGTAGACCTCGTCGGCGTGGGCGCCCAGGAAACCGGTGCCCGACATGACCTCTGGACGCACCAGCACCGGCGGGATGACCAGGGTGGCCCCGTTCTCGGTGGCGAGCCGGACGGCGAGTTGCATGAGGCCGAGCTGCAGCAGCGCCCCGAAGCCGGTCAGGAAGTAGAAGCGCGAACCGGACACCTTCGCGCCGCGCTCCATGTCGATGATGCCGAGCGCCTCCCCCAGTTCGAGGTGGTCCTTGGGGGCGTCGAGCCGCGGTGGTTCGCCGACCGTGTCGAGCACGACGTAGTCGTCTTCGCCGCCGGCGGGGACGCCGTCGGCGATGACGTTGGGGATGGCCATGTGCGCGGCGGTGAACGCCGCCTCCGCGGCGGCCTGCTCGATCTCGGCGGACTTGACGGCCTCGGCGAGTTCCTTGGCGTGGGCGAGCAGCGCCGGCCGCTCGTCGGCGGACGCCGCCCCGACCCGCTTGCTCGCCGCCTTCTGTTCGGCGCGCGCATCGTCGGCCTTCGAGATCGCCGATCGCCGCGCGGCGTCGGCGTCGAGCAGCACGTCGACGAGGCCGGGGTCCTCCCCCCGCGCCCGTTGCGACGCGCGGACCCGGTCGGGATCTTCACGCAGCAGTCTGAGGTCGATCACGGGGAAACCCTACGTTCGTACCCGGCCGCGACGTGCGCCGGGGCACAACCACATAACGTTACAACTGCATCTCTTGTCACACGGCGTGGCGCGCCTGTCACAATGGAGCCGATGTTGGACGCACCGACCACCGCGGAGCAGGAGACGACCCCGTCGGGTGACGCGGCCGCCACCCCCGCGTGGTGGCGCAGTCTGCAGGCCACCTCGACCCGGCGCGCGCTACTGCTGACCGCGCTCGGAGGGCTCCTCATCGCTGGTCTCCTCACCGCGTTGCCCGGCACCGGTCCCGGCCCGATCGGCCTGAACGTCGGCTCGGCGTCCCTCGGCAGCGCCCGCGGCAACGCGACGTTCGACCATGCGCAGAGCGGGTCCTGCCTGAACTGGCCCGAGCAGGTGCCCGACGCCGCGCAGATCGTCGACTGCAAGGACGAACACCGCTTCGAGGTCGCCGAGGCCATCGACATGCGGACCTTCCCCGGCACCGAGTATGGCCCCGACGCCGCGCCGCCGTCGGAGGCCCGCATCAAGCAGATCAGCCAGGAGCAGTGCCAGGCCGCCGCGCGCCAGTACCTCGGCACGAAGTACGACCCGAACGGCCGCTTCAGCGTGAGCCTCGTCTGGTCGGGGGACAAGGCGTGGCGACAGGACGACGAACGCCGCATGCTGTGCGGTCTGCAGCTCGCCGGGCCCGACAACCATCAGCTGGCGTTCGCGGGCAAGGTCGCCGACCTCGACCAGTCGAAGGTGTGGCCCGCGGGCACCTGCCTCGGCATCGACCCCGCCACCAACCAGCCGACCGACATCCCGGTGGACTGCGCCAAGCCGCACGCCATGGAGGTCACCGGCTCGGTGAACCTCGCCGAGAAGTTCCCCGGCCCGGTCCCGCCCGACGGCGCCCAGGACCAGTACGTCAAGGACACCTGCACGAAGCTGACCGACGACTATCTGGCCCCGGTCGCGCTGCGCAAGACCACGCTGACCCTCATCTACAGCACGATCTCGCTGCCGAGCTGGACCGCGGGCAGCAAGCAGGTGTCGTGCAGCATCGGCGCAACGCTCGGCAACGGCGGCTGGTCGACCCTGCTCAACAGCGCCAAGGGTCAGCTGATGATCAATGGGCAACCCCCGGTCCCGGTGCCGGACATCCCCGCGGAGCGGTTGGACCTGCCGCCCATCCCGCTGCCCCCGGTGGATACGTCGTCGCAGGTCTCGACGCAGATCGACATGAGCGGACAGGGCAGTTCCAGCAGTTCCAGCAGCTCCGGCAGCCAGCTCCCGCAGGGCAACGACCACCTGCCCGGCCAGCAGCAGGCCGGCCCGACGCAGACCTCGGCGTCCACGGCGCCGACCAGCTCGGGAGCCGCGGTGCCGCCGCAGGGCAACACGTTCCTCAACGGACCGCCCCCGGGAGCCGGCGACGGCCAGCCGCAGGACGGACCCCAGGGACCCCCGCCCGCCGGCGGCGACCAGGGCGCACCCGCACCCGGCGAACCCGCGCCCGCGGTGGGTCCGGCCCCGGGGCCCGCCCCCGGTCCCGCGGCTCCCGTGCTGCCCGGATCCACGCCGGGCCAGTAGCCGCGATGGCGGTGCGGATGAGCCCGCAACGGTTCGAGGAGCTGGTGTCCGACGCTCTCGACGAGATCCCGGTGGAGCTGGCCAAGGCGATCGACAACGTCGTCGTGCTCGTCGAGGCGCGCCATCCCGACGAACCCGACCTGCTCGGCCTCTACGAGGGCATCGCGCTGACCGAGCGCGACACCACCTACTTCGGCTCCCTGCCCGACACCATCACGATCTACCGGGACGCTCTGCTCGACGTCTGCGACAGCGAGGCCGACGTGGTCGACGAGGTGACGGTCACCGTGATCCACGAGGTGGCCCACCACTTCGGCATCGACGACGAGCGCCTGCACGAGCTCGGCTGGGCCTGAGTCCGACGGGCGCGGCAACCGGAAATCGTTGCGCGGCAATGGTATGAACGGGTCATGACCGATCCGTGCCGCGACTGCCGAGAGGGCCACGACCACTGCCACGGCACCGTCATCCACCACGCGTCGTCGGGGCGCGTCGAGTGCACCGAGTTCTGCGTGACGCCCGAGGGGTGGCACTCGTTCAGCATCGACTGCGACGCCGTCGGGTGCACCTGCGTGGAGACCGTCGTCGTCACCCGTGACGTGCAGGCGTCCTGACGTTTCTCAGCCCATCGGGTCGCCGCTGTGCACGGTGTCGTCGACGGGGTGCTCGACGGGTTCGAACGGCGGCGTGAACGTGCTCCACTGCACGCAGCTCCACCGGCCGTCGGTGATGGGACTGAGCACGACGCACTCGGTGTTGGCCAGGTGGTGCTCGATGGCGAAGCCCGGGTCCACCCCGGCGAGCACCGCGCCGACCAACCGGATCGCCGCCCCGTGGCTCACCACCACCACGTCACCCGTCCAGTCGTGGTCGTCGAGGTAGCGCACCCGCAGCTCGGTCACCACGGGCACGTAGCGGTCGAGCACCTGCCTGGCGCTCTCGCCACCCGGTAGGTGGACGTCGAGACTGCCCTCGTGCCAGAGCCGGTACACGGCGTTGAACTCCTCGTGGGCCGCGTCGTCGGAGCGGGCCTCCAACTCGCCGACCTGGACCTCGTGGATGCCGGGCAGCTCGATCGGGGCGAGCCCACGCTGCGCGCCGACGTCGGCGGCCGTCTCGATCGCCCGGAGCGCCGTGGAGTGCGCCAACAGCCCGATCGGGTGCTCCCAGTGCGCGGCGAAGTCGCGCGCCTGCTGATGGCCGAGGTCGGTCAGCGGCGCGCCCGGCGGCCGGGTGTCGAGCTCCCTGGCCACGTTGGCAGAAGACTGCCCGTGGCGGACGAGCACCAGTCGACCCGTCATCGAACGCGCCCCTCTCGAAGTCCGGCCAGCCATCCGGCGGCCTCGTCTGTCACCGGAGGAGTCGCCCCCACGGCGGCTCCCGTCGACCATGAACCCAGGTATCGCACGTCAGCACAACGACGGTGGAGCGCCTGAAGTGCCTCGGCGACGGGATCGTCGTCGATGTGCCCCACGCAGTCCAGGAAGAAGAAGTAGGTGCCCAATTCGATTCGCGTGGGCCGGGATTCGATGCGGGTGAGATCGATGTCGCGGATCGCGAACTCGGTCATCGCCGACACCAGGGCACCGGGGACGTTGTCCAACCGCAGCACGACGGACGTGCGGTCGGCCCCGGTCCGCGGCGGCGGCGGCGCCGGCGGACCCACCAGCACGAACCGCGTGCGGGCGTTGGGTTCGTCGACGACGCCGTCGGCGAGGGTCGCCAGGCCCAGCCGGCGCGCGGCGAGCGCGGTGCTGACGCCTGCGTCGGCGCGGCCGTTCGCGACGTCGTGGGCCGCGGCGGCGTTGGAGCTCGCGGGCACGGTCCTGGCAGCGGGGAGGTGTTCGGCCAGCCACCGCTTCACCTGTGCCGCGGCGACCGGGTAGGCGGCGACGGTCGCGACGTCGGCAGGCCGGGTGCCCTCCCGGACGGCGATGCTGAACGCGACGTCGAGGGTGTGTTCGGCGAATACCTGCAGCGGTGCGCCGGCCGCCAGGCTGTCCATGGTCGGGGCCACCGACCCCTCGATCGAGTTCTCGATCGGTGCGCAGGCGTAGTCGGCGGCTCCGGCGCGGACGGCGGCGAGCGCACCGTCGGCGCTGTCGCACGGCAACGGAGTGACGTCGTCGTCACCGGGCGTCGGCGCCGCAGGGACGGCCCCACCGGCCACCATCTGCAGCAACGCCTCTTCGGAGAAGGTCCCCTGGGGGCCCAGATAGGCGATGCGCGGCACGGGCCAACCCTAACGGCTCGCTCACCGGTCGCCTCGACGTCTTCGGGGGAGAGCTTGCGCGTCTTCGGCGGAGAGCTTGCGCGATTCAGTGAGGGCAGCCTAAGTTAGGGTTACCTCATTCGATGGAAGGCGGGCAGATGCGCAGTCATGCAGCGGCGGGATCGGCAGTGGTGGCACCCTCGACGGCCGAGCGGATCCGCAGCGCGTGCGCCCGCGGCGGCGCGGCCATGCTCGCGGTCGAGGGCCTCGAACCGTCGCCGACCCCCGTGCACCACCTGCTTGACGACGGGTCCCTCGCGATCACGGTGCCCGCCACCGGGTTGCTGAACGGTCTCATCGTCGGATCGGGCGCCGCGGGCATCCAGGCGGTGCTCGAGGTGACCGACTACGCCCCGCTGCCCCTGCGCGAACCCGTCCGCTCCCTGGTGTGGCTCGGCGGCCGACTGTTCACGGTGCACCCGTCCGACGTGTCGCCCCTGCTCGACGCGATCGCCACCAGCAGCCCGAATCCCGCTCTGCTGCAAGTGAATACGGACACGATCGAGGCGACGGCCGGGGACACCCCCTGCGCCCTGGTGCGCCTGGAGATCGACTCCGTCGTCGTGGCCGACTCGACGGGCGCGGAGTCCATCGGGGTCGGCGACCTGCTCGCCGCCAGCCCCGATCCGTTCGCCACGCTGGAGTCGTGCTGGCTGCAGCACCTCGAGTCCGCCCACCGCGACGTCGTCGACCGCCTCGCCGACCGATTGCCCGCACCCCTGCGCCACGGCCGCGTCCGGCCGCTCGGGCTGGACCGCTACGGCGTCCGGCTGCGCGTCGAGGCCGCGGACGGCGACCACGACGTCCGGCTGCCGTTCCCCAAGCCCGTCGACGACGCCACCGGTCTGAACCAGGCCATCCGCATGCTGATGGGCTGCCCGTTCCTCAACGGCCTGCGGGCGCGCCGCATCTGACCCCGGCCGGCGGCTACCGTAGCTCGGGTGACCGGGCCGACCGACGACCTGCTGCCCGACCCCGGCAAGCGGACCCTCCGGCTCGAGATCGCGGTCGTCCTCGCGGTCACCTTCGGCCTCTCCGCCTACACCGCGATCGTCAGTCTCGTCGAGGCGGTGCTCCTCGGCCTGTCCGGCCAGAAGGTGGCCCTCAACCGCAAGCTCTCCCCCATCGACCTGATCAACTTCGCGCTGAACCTGGCCACGGTGTTCCAGCTCGTCGCGTGGGGGCTGCTCGCGCTGTACCTGCTGTGGCGCAGCGGCTCGGGTCCGGCCAGCGTCGGACTCGGCCGGTGGCGCTGGCGGCCGGATCTGCTGGGCGGCCTCGGCCTCGCGGCGCTGATCGGCGTGCCCGGCCTCGGGCTGTACCTGGCGGGACGGGCACTGGGCATCGGCGTCGCCGTCGTGCCGTCCGAGCTCGGCGACACCTGGTGGCGGGTCCCGGTCCTCCTCGCAGTGGCGTTCGCGAACGGCTGGGCCGAGGAGATCGTCGTCGTCGCGTTCCTCGTCACGCGGCTGCGCCAGCTCGGGATGTCACCGACCAAGGCCGTGCTCGTCTCCAGCCTGCTGCGCGGCGCGTATCACCTGTACCAGGGGTTCGGCGCCGGCGTCGGCAACGTCGTGATGGGTCTGGTGTTCGGCTATGCGTGGTGGCGCACGCGCCGGCTGTGGCCGCTCATCGTCGCGCACGGCCTGATCGACGCGGTCGCGTACGTTGGCTACGCGTTGCTCGCCGGTCACCTCGGCTGGTTGCGGTGATCGTGGCCGTACATTCGAGCCCGTGACGTACCCCGACCCACGGCGCGCCAGGCCGCCGTACGAACCGTCACAGGTCATCCGCCGCGACCCCAACTACCGGCCGCCGCCACCTCCACCGCAGCGGCAGCCACCCCGGCAGCCGCCACCGCCGCCGCCCCGGCACCAACCACCGCCGCCACCGCCCCGGCAGCCACCCCCACCGCCGCCGACCTCGCGCCGACCCCGACGGGCGAGGCACTGGGGACGGCCATTGGTGGCGCTCGTGGTGGTCGTCGTGCTCGCCGGGATCGGCACGGCAATCTGGATCGACACGACGCTGCACCGCATCCCGGTGCTGGCCGCCCTGCCCGACCGGCCTGCCGCAGGCAGCGGGACCACCTGGCTGCTGGTCGGGTCCGACAGCCGGGAGGACCTCACCCCGGCACAGCAGGCGGAGCTGTCCACCGGGGGCGATCTCGGCGCCGGGCGCACCGACACCATCCTGCTGGTGCACGTCCCCGGCCTCGGGTCGAGCACCCCGGCCACGATGGTGTCCATTCCGCGTGACTCCTACCTGCCCATCCCGGGCCACGGCCAGGACAAGGTCAACGCGGCGTTCGCGCTCGGCGGCGCTCCCCTGCTGGCCCAGACGGTCGAGCAGGCCACCGGTCTGCGCCTGGACCACTACGCCGAGATCGGCTTCGACGGGTTCGCCGAGATGGTCGACGCCGTCGGGGGAGTGACGATGTGCCCCACCGAGCCGGTCGACGATCCCCTCGCCGGCCTCGACATCGCCGCGGGCTGCCAGACGCTCGACGGGCGGACCGCGCTCGGGTACGTCCGCTCCCGCGCGACGCCGCGCGCGGACCTCGACCGCATGATCAACCAGCGGAAGTTCATGGCGGCCCTGGTGCACCGGTCGGCGAGCCCGGCCGTGTGGGCCAATCCGCTGCGCTGGTACCCGCTGGCCCGCGCGGCCGCCGGCGCCGTGACCGTCGACGACGGCACCCACGTGTGGGATCTGGCCCGGTTGGCGTGGGCGCTGCACGGCGGCGTGACCACCACGACGGTGCCGATCGGAGACTTCACTGGCAACGACTCCGGTTCGGTGGTCGAGTGGGACGACGACGCCGCCGCGCGGCTGTTCCACGCGCTGGCGACCGATTCGGCCATCCCGGCGGACGTGCTCACCGCGGGCAACATTTAGCCGACCCTTCGTTTGCCAGCGGCTCAGCAAACTGCGCGAGGGAGCGGTGACGGGCGGCTTGGCGTTAGGACACCCTCGCCTTAATAAGTCATACCTTTGCTGACAAGGCCCTGTGACCTGCAGTAGCGTTCCCGGCATGAGCGACCCCACGACACTCGACACGAAATTCCACCACCTGCTCCTGGAGCAGATCCGCAACGAGTTCACGGCGTCGCAGCAATACACCGCCATCGCGGTGCACTTCGACGCCGCCGACCTTCCGCAGCTGGCCAAGCACTTCTATGCCCAGGCCCTCGACGAGCGCAACCACGCGATGATGCTCGTGCAGTACCTCGTCGATCGCGACGTCGAGGTGGAGATCCCCGGCATCGACGCCGTCCGCAACAGCTTCGGCTCGCCGACCGAGGCGTTGCGCCTGGCCCTCGAGCAGGAGCGCACCGTCACCGAGCAGATCTCCCGGCTCGCCAGCGTCGCCCGCGAGGAGCACGACTACCTTGGCGAGCAGTTCATGCAGTGGTTCCTCAAGGAGCAGGTCGAGGAGGTCGCGCTGATGACGACCCTGGTGCGGGTCAGCGAACGGGCCGGCGCGGACCTGTTCCACCTCGAGGACTTCGTGGCCCGCGAACTCGGCGCGGTGACCGCCGACCCGACCGCACCCAAGGCCGCCGGCGGCACGCTCTAGTCCGGTTGGTCGCGGCCGGCTTCGGTCAGGCCGTCCTGCAGCCAGCCCTTCGTGCGGCCGGGGTGGTTGGTGGCGACCCACGCCACCCCGACGTCGCGGCAGTAGCGGACGTCCTCGTAGTGGTCGACGGTCCAGCAGTACAGCGCCCTGCCGTGCGCGGCGGCGCGGTCGACCAGCTCGGGATGCTCACGCAGCGTGGCGATCGACGGTCCGACGGCCGTGGCCCCGACCGTCGTCGCGGCGCTGCCGCCCAGATATCGCGACGTGTCCCCGAGCAACACCGTCGGGAGCATGGGCGCGGCCCGGCGGATGCGCCAGACCGCGGCCGCCGAGAACGAGATGACGACCGCGCGGGACAGGTCGGCGGAGGCGGGGGACGCAATGCCGTAGCGGTGCAGCAGCGCCAGCACCTTGCTCTCCACCAGCGCGCCGTACCGCACGGGGTGCTTGGTCTCGATGAAGATCTTCACGGGTCGCTTCCAGTCGAGGACCAGCGAGATCAGATCGTCGAGCGTGAGCAGCCCGGTGTCACCATGACCACCGTCAGCCCGCCAGCTGGAATGCCAACTGCCGTAATCGAATTCGCGTAGCTCGGCGAGCGTCATGTCACTGACCGCGCCGGATCCCGTCGACGTCCGGTCGATCTTGCGATCGTGCACGCACACCAGGTGTCCGTCGCGGGTGAGGCGGACGTCGCACTCCACTCCGTCAGCGCCTTCGCGCAGCGCGAGCTCGTAGGCGGCGATCGTATGCTCGGGCCGCTGCGCCGACGCTCCGCGATGGGCCACCACGAACGGGTGACCGCTGAGCGTCCCGTCGCCGGAAGTCATGGCCCTATGCTGCCGGTTCGTCCCGCTCGGACTCAACCCGAGGCGGGGACTGCGTCTCACCGTCGGGGGAATCCGCCGGAACGATCACCCAGCGCTTGGCGGGCCGGTCGACCGCCACGTGCTCGAAACCGCGGTACAGCTTGAGCGTCAGCAGCAGCGCCGCCAGCGCCGCCAAGTACGCGATCGTCGTGGCGACGGTGTTGTTGGCGATGCCCTGCGCATCGTCGGTGAAACTCGTCGCAAAGGCGAACACCGACACGGCGAAGCTCACCCACCACGCGACCCACCACACGGCGATGCGGGTGCGCAGCCAGGTCAGGCGTCCCTCGAGACGTGCCAGTTCGATGACGAACACCGGCGCCCAGAACAGGTCGATCACCGGGATCAGGCAGCCGAGCCACAGCTGCCACACCGGCCGCGGATCCGTCACGCCGTGGCGGGCATGGGCGAGCGACCGCCGCGCGATCAGCCAGTTTGTCATCACGATGGCCGTCGCGATCATCGCGAAGAACGCCACCACGCTGACCGCCACCCCGGCCCACGTCGCGGCTCCCGCCAGAATCGGGTTCAGCAGCCTGGACCGGTTGACGAGCAACAGCGCGTAGTTGACGACGTCGACGAACGCGGCGGCGGCGAACGCCACCAGGGTCACCGCCAGCGTGCGCCGCACCATACGCGTCGACACCCGCGGCGCCGCGTGCTCCTGCGTCTCGGGAGGCGGCGCGACGACGTGATCCTGCAGGCTCCAGCGCGGAATGCCGAAGTAGCGCGGCGTCGGCCCCAGCGGCTGCTTCGCCCGGCGCGGCGGCGGCGGGGCTCCCGGCCGCACGGCGATCCAGCGGTATCCCGCAGGCAGTCGCGGCGGGGTGACTCCGGCGGCGGGAGGTTGGGTGACCGCCGGGGCGCCGGCCGGCCGCGCGGCCCACTGCCGCTCCGGTTCGGCCGACGGTGCGAGCAGGGTCCCCTGACACCGGGGACACCAGACGCGCTGCCGGTCGCGCACGTTCCATCGCGTGCCGCACCGTGAACAGACCTGGATCACGCAAACAGCCTACGGTCTTCTCAGACGCTGCCCGCGGACCCGTCGTCGGTGACCACGGGACGACCCGCCTGGGACCACGCCAGCATGCCCCCGGCGACGTTGATCGGTTCGTAGCCGTTGCGGGCGAGGTACTGAGCCACCCGCAGCGACCGCCCGCCCGCGTGGCATACGACGTAGAGCGTGGCGTCGGTGTCGATCTCGGCGATGCGGGCGGGCACGTCACCCATCGGGATGTGCTGAGCCCCCTCGGCGTGCCCGCGCTGCCACTCGTCGTCCTCGCGCACGTCGAGCAATACCACCGTGTCGTCGAACGTCACGGGAACGTCCCCGATGTGAGCCTCGCCGACCTGATCGTCACCCATGATCCACCTCTCGTCGTCCGCTCCTACCGACCCTGCAAAACTAGCAACAGGAGGCCTATGCACAGTTTGCACAGGTTCATCCACAGGCGCACAGCTGCGGAAACCGCCCTGAGCCGCGCAATCTGTGACGGCGCTGTACTGGGCTGGGGATGACGCTGTGGTCGCGCGCACAGTGATCAACAGGCCTCGCCACCGCGAGCGAAAAACGTCGGTCAGCTAACCATTGTTCGGTGAGCGCAGCACCCGGCGCGTTGGCAGGTCGAAGCGTGCTGCTCAGCCGATTTCACGCTGCCCACGAGAGGGGTTATGATCG
This region includes:
- a CDS encoding DUF5718 family protein; amino-acid sequence: MNTSELDFDELKSWFGFGVAGNFAGHLEQAGEAADFVNVASEGAAPKGIFPWYAPGAGGLLGEFPLSHDAILLPQSDIPLNLQIEPEVGLACEVTWQGDTVVSLQPFALGAFNDCSIRRPNAAKISHKKNWGPASKGVAARFFDIGDLTPDGPTSTLRLVCHLRTADGAEHAYGVDSPLLGYSYYGEVLLDWITERLAHQKGSPDTPLEDVGALMVAAGHPSRVLIGIGATRYTELGESTFLQPGDEAIVRVYDTESDANSELRQVVSRA
- the serS gene encoding serine--tRNA ligase is translated as MIDLRLLREDPDRVRASQRARGEDPGLVDVLLDADAARRSAISKADDARAEQKAASKRVGAASADERPALLAHAKELAEAVKSAEIEQAAAEAAFTAAHMAIPNVIADGVPAGGEDDYVVLDTVGEPPRLDAPKDHLELGEALGIIDMERGAKVSGSRFYFLTGFGALLQLGLMQLAVRLATENGATLVIPPVLVRPEVMSGTGFLGAHADEVYRLEADDLYLVGTSEVPLAGYHSGEILDLSDGPRRYAGWSSCFRREAGSYGKDTRGIIRVHQFDKVEAFVYCRPEDAEAEHQRLLGWQREMLAKIEVPYRVIDTAAGDLGSSAARKFDCEAWVPTQGAYRELTSTSNCTTFQARRLGTRYRDENGKPQIAATLNGTLATTRWLVAILENHQQPDGSVRVPEALVPYVGRSVLTP
- a CDS encoding septum formation family protein, which codes for MEPMLDAPTTAEQETTPSGDAAATPAWWRSLQATSTRRALLLTALGGLLIAGLLTALPGTGPGPIGLNVGSASLGSARGNATFDHAQSGSCLNWPEQVPDAAQIVDCKDEHRFEVAEAIDMRTFPGTEYGPDAAPPSEARIKQISQEQCQAAARQYLGTKYDPNGRFSVSLVWSGDKAWRQDDERRMLCGLQLAGPDNHQLAFAGKVADLDQSKVWPAGTCLGIDPATNQPTDIPVDCAKPHAMEVTGSVNLAEKFPGPVPPDGAQDQYVKDTCTKLTDDYLAPVALRKTTLTLIYSTISLPSWTAGSKQVSCSIGATLGNGGWSTLLNSAKGQLMINGQPPVPVPDIPAERLDLPPIPLPPVDTSSQVSTQIDMSGQGSSSSSSSSGSQLPQGNDHLPGQQQAGPTQTSASTAPTSSGAAVPPQGNTFLNGPPPGAGDGQPQDGPQGPPPAGGDQGAPAPGEPAPAVGPAPGPAPGPAAPVLPGSTPGQ
- a CDS encoding metallopeptidase family protein; translation: MAVRMSPQRFEELVSDALDEIPVELAKAIDNVVVLVEARHPDEPDLLGLYEGIALTERDTTYFGSLPDTITIYRDALLDVCDSEADVVDEVTVTVIHEVAHHFGIDDERLHELGWA
- a CDS encoding histidine phosphatase family protein encodes the protein MTGRLVLVRHGQSSANVARELDTRPPGAPLTDLGHQQARDFAAHWEHPIGLLAHSTALRAIETAADVGAQRGLAPIELPGIHEVQVGELEARSDDAAHEEFNAVYRLWHEGSLDVHLPGGESARQVLDRYVPVVTELRVRYLDDHDWTGDVVVVSHGAAIRLVGAVLAGVDPGFAIEHHLANTECVVLSPITDGRWSCVQWSTFTPPFEPVEHPVDDTVHSGDPMG
- the pheA gene encoding prephenate dehydratase: MPRIAYLGPQGTFSEEALLQMVAGGAVPAAPTPGDDDVTPLPCDSADGALAAVRAGAADYACAPIENSIEGSVAPTMDSLAAGAPLQVFAEHTLDVAFSIAVREGTRPADVATVAAYPVAAAQVKRWLAEHLPAARTVPASSNAAAAHDVANGRADAGVSTALAARRLGLATLADGVVDEPNARTRFVLVGPPAPPPPRTGADRTSVVLRLDNVPGALVSAMTEFAIRDIDLTRIESRPTRIELGTYFFFLDCVGHIDDDPVAEALQALHRRCADVRYLGSWSTGAAVGATPPVTDEAAGWLAGLREGRVR
- a CDS encoding DUF2470 domain-containing protein — protein: MRSHAAAGSAVVAPSTAERIRSACARGGAAMLAVEGLEPSPTPVHHLLDDGSLAITVPATGLLNGLIVGSGAAGIQAVLEVTDYAPLPLREPVRSLVWLGGRLFTVHPSDVSPLLDAIATSSPNPALLQVNTDTIEATAGDTPCALVRLEIDSVVVADSTGAESIGVGDLLAASPDPFATLESCWLQHLESAHRDVVDRLADRLPAPLRHGRVRPLGLDRYGVRLRVEAADGDHDVRLPFPKPVDDATGLNQAIRMLMGCPFLNGLRARRI
- a CDS encoding CPBP family intramembrane glutamic endopeptidase, producing the protein MTGPTDDLLPDPGKRTLRLEIAVVLAVTFGLSAYTAIVSLVEAVLLGLSGQKVALNRKLSPIDLINFALNLATVFQLVAWGLLALYLLWRSGSGPASVGLGRWRWRPDLLGGLGLAALIGVPGLGLYLAGRALGIGVAVVPSELGDTWWRVPVLLAVAFANGWAEEIVVVAFLVTRLRQLGMSPTKAVLVSSLLRGAYHLYQGFGAGVGNVVMGLVFGYAWWRTRRLWPLIVAHGLIDAVAYVGYALLAGHLGWLR
- a CDS encoding LCP family protein — protein: MVALVVVVVLAGIGTAIWIDTTLHRIPVLAALPDRPAAGSGTTWLLVGSDSREDLTPAQQAELSTGGDLGAGRTDTILLVHVPGLGSSTPATMVSIPRDSYLPIPGHGQDKVNAAFALGGAPLLAQTVEQATGLRLDHYAEIGFDGFAEMVDAVGGVTMCPTEPVDDPLAGLDIAAGCQTLDGRTALGYVRSRATPRADLDRMINQRKFMAALVHRSASPAVWANPLRWYPLARAAAGAVTVDDGTHVWDLARLAWALHGGVTTTTVPIGDFTGNDSGSVVEWDDDAAARLFHALATDSAIPADVLTAGNI
- a CDS encoding ferritin, translating into MSDPTTLDTKFHHLLLEQIRNEFTASQQYTAIAVHFDAADLPQLAKHFYAQALDERNHAMMLVQYLVDRDVEVEIPGIDAVRNSFGSPTEALRLALEQERTVTEQISRLASVAREEHDYLGEQFMQWFLKEQVEEVALMTTLVRVSERAGADLFHLEDFVARELGAVTADPTAPKAAGGTL